A section of the Prochlorococcus marinus XMU1402 genome encodes:
- a CDS encoding ABC transporter permease, producing the protein MELQQYNLFFLYQETFALTKRLFIQLKRRPSTLLAGILQPIIWLFLFGALFSKAPQGFLPGVDSYGNFLGAGLIVFTAFSGALNSGLPLMFDREFGFLNRLLVAPLTSRLSIVLSSFFYITILSFLQSIVIMLVSYILGYGWPNLYGLGIVFTTLILLVLFVTSISLCLAFVLPGHIELIALIFVINLPLLFASTALAPISFMPNWLRWLASLNPLTFAIEPIRTAYTQTINLELVALHAPYGDLTCKSCISILFSLTVFSLIIIRPLLNKKLN; encoded by the coding sequence ATGGAATTACAACAGTATAATTTATTTTTTTTATATCAAGAAACATTTGCCTTAACAAAGAGATTATTTATCCAACTAAAAAGAAGACCATCAACTCTTTTAGCTGGAATATTACAACCCATAATTTGGCTTTTTTTATTTGGGGCATTATTCTCTAAAGCGCCTCAAGGTTTTTTACCGGGAGTTGATTCTTATGGAAATTTTTTAGGAGCAGGACTTATTGTTTTTACTGCTTTTAGCGGAGCCCTAAATTCTGGTCTTCCTTTAATGTTTGATAGAGAGTTTGGATTTCTTAATAGATTACTTGTGGCTCCTTTAACCAGTAGATTATCTATAGTTTTATCTTCTTTTTTTTACATAACAATCCTGAGTTTTTTGCAGAGTATTGTAATAATGCTTGTTTCATACATTTTGGGTTATGGATGGCCCAACTTATATGGTTTAGGAATTGTGTTTACAACACTAATTCTATTAGTTCTTTTTGTGACATCAATAAGTTTATGTTTAGCGTTTGTTTTGCCGGGACATATTGAATTAATCGCTCTTATCTTTGTAATAAACTTACCTCTTCTTTTTGCAAGCACTGCTTTAGCTCCAATCTCTTTCATGCCAAATTGGCTTAGGTGGTTAGCTTCATTAAATCCATTAACTTTTGCAATTGAACCTATTAGGACTGCTTATACACAAACTATTAATTTAGAATTAGTGGCTTTACATGCCCCATATGGTGATTTAACTTGTAAGAGTTGTATATCAATTTTATTTTCTTTAACAGTTTTTTCCTTGATTATCATAAGGCCTCTGTTAAATAAGAAGTTAAATTAA